The DNA segment CTTTCTAAAGCTTAGCCCTTTATCAAACTCGTTATACGTTAAACAGGAAGTGCATTACATCGCCGTCTTGAACAATGTATGTCTTGCCTTCTACACGTAACTTGCCCGCTTCTTTGGCTCCCGCTTCACCTTTATAGGTAATAAAGTCGTCAAATGCCATCACTTGAGCACGAATAAAGCCACGTTCGAAGTCGGTGTGAATTACGCCCGCCGCTTGTGGTGCAGTCGCGCCCACAGAAACGGTCCAAGCGCGCACTTCTTTTACACCTGCGGTGAAGTAAGTTTGCAGGTTCAGCAATTGGTATCCAGCGCGGATCACGCGGTCTAACCCAGGTTCTTCTAAACCGAGGTCAGCCATAAACTCATCACGCTCTTCGGCCTCCATTTCAGCCAGTTCTGACTCAATGGCGGCGCACACTGACACAACAATGGCGTTTTCTTTTTCAGCAATGGCACGCACTGCATCTAAGTGTGGGTTATTTTCGAAACCATCTTCGGCCACGTTAGCGATGTACATGGTTGGCTTTAAGGTTAAGAAGTTTAAGTAAGCAACCGCTTCTAATTCTTCCTTAGACAGCTCCATAGAACGCAACATATGGCCTTCATCGAGGATTGGACGCATCTTCTCGAGAACATCCACTTCAAACTTAGCGTCTTTGTCGCCGCCCTTAGCGCGTTTTTGTTGACGGATCACCGCACGCTCTAAGCTGTCTAAGTCGGCTAATGCCAATTCAGTGTTGATGACTTCGATATCGCGTGCAGGATCAACACGGTTGGACACGTGGACAATATTGTCATCTTCAAAGCAACGTACCACGTGACCGATAGCATCGGTTTCGCGGATGTTGGCAAGGAACTTGTTACCTAAGCCTTCACCTTTCGACGCGCCCGCTACTAGACCAGCAATATCCACGAATTCCATCGTGGTTGGCAGTACACGTTGCGGATTAACAATCGCCGCCAGCGCGTCTAAGCGTGGATCCGGCACAGGTACTACGCCAGTGTTTGGCTCTATGGTACAAAACGGGAAGTTTGCCGCTTCGATGCCAGCCTTAGTTAACGCATTAAAAAGCGTTGATTTACCTACGTTAGGAAGACCAACAATGCCGCATTTAAAACCCATATTCTTACCTTTCTCTCGATGATAGGCTGGCGAGTCACACTCACTAGCAAGTTTATAGTCACCCTGCCCTTAGGCAGTACATTGATTAATTCGATTGTCCTAGTGTTCGCAGGCCGCGAGCACTGGGCTTACTCCGCTTTAAAGGAGTGTAAACGAGTCATGGCTTTCACCATGTCTTCTTTAAATAGCACTTCAGTGGAACGTACAGCTTCATCTACGGCGGCGTTGATCAGCTCTTGTTCTTTAGCTGGCGCCTTACCCAGTACGTAACCACTTACTTTATTCTTATCGCCGGGATGGCCAATCCCAATCCGTAAACGGTAGAAGTTTTTATCATTAGCCAGTTTAGCAATAATGTCTTTTAAACCGTTATGGCCACCATGACCGCCACCGAGTTTAAATTTAGCCACACCGGGCGGCATATCCAACTCATCGTGGGCCACTAGAATTTCTTCAGGCGTAATTCGGAAGAAATTCGCTAAGGCCCCCACGGCTTTGCCGCTTAAGTTCATATAAGTCGTTGGGATCAGCAAACGCACATCTTTGCCATGCAACACGGCTCTGGCGGTGAGGCCAAAATATTTGCTATCCGGCACTAAGCTGACGCCACAGATGCGGGCCAATTCTTCCACATACCAAGCGCCCGCATTATGGCGAGTCTGCGCATATTCAGCGCCCGGATTGGCAAGACCTACGATTAATTTAATTTCGCTCATGACACTCACTAATGGCACTCAATACTGTGTTAATTGGTCGATGGCAAAGCGCACATGGACGACCATCTTGAGTTAATAATGCCGCTTATGCTCGTTAAAAACGCGGCATTTTAGCACTCAATGCGTAAGTCAACAAATGCCGAGTGAGTCAGCACTAATGATGTGGCCTAATTGAGGCCCATCGCATACTTCAGCACGGTTCGCTTGATGGGGGAGTTAATATTGGCCAGTTTTAACGCGCCGTTACGCAGTAATTTAAGTGGCAGAATGTCATTACTAAAGCCTGCGTAAAACACATCCATGGTCGTCATCATCAGTTGATTATCGCGATAACGTTTGGCTTGGTAGGCGTTTAATACCTCGGTGGACCACCAAGGTTTATCCTCGGTTAATGCAGTCTTGATGACCGTTAGTAAGGCCTCGACATCTTTAAAGCCGAGGTTAACCCCTTG comes from the Shewanella seohaensis genome and includes:
- the ychF gene encoding redox-regulated ATPase YchF translates to MGFKCGIVGLPNVGKSTLFNALTKAGIEAANFPFCTIEPNTGVVPVPDPRLDALAAIVNPQRVLPTTMEFVDIAGLVAGASKGEGLGNKFLANIRETDAIGHVVRCFEDDNIVHVSNRVDPARDIEVINTELALADLDSLERAVIRQQKRAKGGDKDAKFEVDVLEKMRPILDEGHMLRSMELSKEELEAVAYLNFLTLKPTMYIANVAEDGFENNPHLDAVRAIAEKENAIVVSVCAAIESELAEMEAEERDEFMADLGLEEPGLDRVIRAGYQLLNLQTYFTAGVKEVRAWTVSVGATAPQAAGVIHTDFERGFIRAQVMAFDDFITYKGEAGAKEAGKLRVEGKTYIVQDGDVMHFLFNV
- the pth gene encoding aminoacyl-tRNA hydrolase, whose product is MSEIKLIVGLANPGAEYAQTRHNAGAWYVEELARICGVSLVPDSKYFGLTARAVLHGKDVRLLIPTTYMNLSGKAVGALANFFRITPEEILVAHDELDMPPGVAKFKLGGGHGGHNGLKDIIAKLANDKNFYRLRIGIGHPGDKNKVSGYVLGKAPAKEQELINAAVDEAVRSTEVLFKEDMVKAMTRLHSFKAE